One region of Prinia subflava isolate CZ2003 ecotype Zambia chromosome 6, Cam_Psub_1.2, whole genome shotgun sequence genomic DNA includes:
- the LOC134551820 gene encoding inducible T-cell costimulator-like, with protein sequence MPLCQAGMKAVAVTCCLLCFQFEVLYGAVNCLSRACKNIAQPHVPDAQVMVEFENGNFNFTFPNPQNADEFSMTLYKGHEQKKICALHLSEEGVTPKSNVTYCQTKYSRSSTTFILKNLEREHIDVYTYYLEIFLPPPYIECCLKETYLYIPDRENCFSLGFMSWIIISLIIFAIFCVSCVVACYLRSKNQRRESSSHEYNSEYMPMAAVNAAKKTRI encoded by the exons ATGCCTCTGTGTCAGGCAGGCATGAAGGCAGTTGCTGTAACTTGCTGTCTCCTCTGCTTTCAGTTTGAAGTCCTGTATG gaGCTGTCAACTGCTTATCACGTGCATGCAAAAATATAG CTCAGCCCCATGTTCCTGATGCCCAGGTGATGGTGGAATTTGAAAATGGAAACTTCAATTTCACATTCCCTAACCCCCAAAATGCGGATGAGTTCAGCATGACCCTCTACAAAGGGCAtgaacagaagaaaatctgtgcACTCCATTTGAGCGAAGAGGGAGTAACCCCCAAGAGTAATGTCACCTACTGTCAGACAAAGTATTCAAGAAGCAGCACCACTTTCATTCTTAAAAATCTGGAAAGAGAACATATTGATGTTTATACCTACTACCTGGAGATATTCTTACCCCCTCCTTACATAGAATGCTGTTTGAAAGAAACCTATTTGTACATCCCAG ACAGGGAGAACTGCTTTTCACTTGGGTTCATGTCATGGATAATTATCAGCCTgattatttttgccattttctgtGTCTCCTGTGTTGTGGCCTGTTACTTAAGGAGTAAG AATCAGAGGCGTGAATCCAGCTCCCATGAGTACAACAGTGAATACATGCCCATGGCAGCAGTCAATGCAGCTAAAAAAACCAGAATCTGA
- the CTLA4 gene encoding cytotoxic T-lymphocyte protein 4, with protein sequence MLSVFVTVGFLCTATAIAEVMEVTQPAMVLANRQGVASLVCKYKNIGNAKEIRVTLLKQTGDQFTEVCASSYTTEFKTFFVEKVIQCHVTPGQNNVTLTLAGLQANDTGLYVCKMERMYPPPYFMNKGNGTHLYVIDPEPCPDTAIYLWVLGATASGFFLYSIIVSAILVGKAIKRRRCLTTGVYVKMPSEKLEKKVIPFHITVNCNKEKEKPFPCWDGESASSFQSKK encoded by the exons atgCTCTCAGTATTCGTCACCGTGGGCTTTCTCTGCACAGCCACTGCCATTGCTGAAG TGATGGAAGTGACTCAGCCAGCAATGGTGCTGGCCAACAGGCAAGGCGTCGCCAGCTTGGTGTGTAAATACAAGAACATTGGGAATGCAAAGGAAATTCGAGTGACTTTGCTTAAGCAGACTGGTGACCAGTTCACAGAAGTCTGTGCTTCATCATACACCACGGAGTTCAAAACATTCTTTGTGGAAAAGGTCATTCAGTGCCATGTAACTCCCGGCCAAAACAATGTGACCCTCACCCTGGCTGGCCTGCAAGCAAATGACACTGGGCTTTATGTTTGCAAGATGGAGCGGATGTACCCCCCACCCTACTTTATGAACAAGGGAAATGGGACACATCTCTATGTCATTG ATCCAGAACCTTGTCCAGACACTGCCATATATCTCTGGGTATTAGGAGCTACTGcctcaggattttttctttacagtatCATCGTCTCAGCCATTCTTGTGGGCAAAGCG ATAAAGAGAAGACGATGTCTCACTACTGGAGTCTATGTGAAAATGCCTTCTGAAAAGCTAGAGAAAAAAGTGATTCCATTCCACATCACTGTTAACTGtaacaaggaaaaagagaaaccatTTCCTTGCTGGGATGGAGAGTCTGCTAGTTCATTTCAgtcaaagaaataa